The Flavobacterium sp. 123 genome contains a region encoding:
- the ald gene encoding alanine dehydrogenase, whose translation MIIGIPKEIKNNENRVALTPAGVAEFKKYGHEVYVQTTAGENSGFSDKAYTEAGAKLLPTIEDVYSIAEMIIKVKEPIASEYSLIKKDQLLFTYFHFASSEPLTHAMIERGAVCLAYETVEKTDRSLPLLVPMSEVAGRMSIQEGAKYLEKPMKGKGILLGGVPGVTPAKVVVLGGGIVGTQAAKMAAGFGARVTIMDVSLARLRYLSDVMPANVTTLISNHYNICEAIADADLVIGAVLIPGAKAPHLITREMLKLMSPGTVVVDVAVDQGGCIETCTPTTHENPTFIIDEIVHYCVANMPGAVPYTSTLALTNATLPYALQLANKGWRKACKENEELKKGLNIAESKIVYKGVAEAWGLSFDEVESVLEEFATA comes from the coding sequence ATGATAATCGGAATTCCAAAAGAAATCAAGAACAACGAAAACCGTGTTGCCCTCACACCAGCAGGTGTTGCTGAATTCAAAAAATACGGACATGAAGTTTACGTACAAACAACAGCAGGAGAGAACAGTGGTTTTAGCGACAAAGCTTATACCGAAGCAGGAGCAAAACTATTGCCTACAATTGAAGATGTTTACAGCATTGCTGAAATGATTATCAAAGTAAAGGAACCTATTGCCTCTGAATATTCACTAATCAAAAAAGATCAATTATTATTTACCTATTTTCACTTCGCATCATCTGAACCATTAACGCATGCTATGATTGAGCGTGGCGCAGTATGTCTTGCTTACGAAACAGTCGAAAAAACAGATCGTAGCTTACCACTATTAGTTCCAATGTCTGAGGTAGCAGGTAGAATGTCTATTCAAGAAGGCGCTAAATACTTGGAAAAACCAATGAAAGGAAAAGGAATCCTTTTAGGAGGTGTTCCGGGAGTAACTCCAGCAAAAGTAGTTGTTTTAGGTGGTGGAATTGTGGGAACACAAGCGGCTAAAATGGCTGCAGGATTTGGTGCTCGTGTTACAATTATGGATGTAAGTTTAGCTCGTTTACGTTATCTATCAGATGTAATGCCGGCTAATGTAACGACTTTGATATCTAACCATTATAACATTTGCGAAGCAATAGCTGATGCAGATTTAGTAATTGGTGCTGTTTTAATACCTGGTGCAAAAGCGCCTCATTTGATAACTCGTGAAATGTTGAAATTAATGAGTCCAGGAACAGTAGTAGTGGATGTAGCCGTTGATCAAGGTGGTTGTATTGAAACCTGTACGCCAACCACACACGAAAATCCAACTTTTATCATTGATGAAATTGTTCATTATTGTGTAGCAAACATGCCTGGTGCTGTTCCTTATACTTCAACTTTGGCTTTAACTAATGCAACTTTACCCTACGCATTACAATTAGCGAATAAAGGATGGAGAAAAGCTTGCAAAGAAAATGAAGAATTGAAAAAAGGACTAAACATAGCCGAAAGCAAAATAGTCTATAAAGGTGTCGCTGAAGCTTGGGGATTATCTTTTGATGAAGTTGAATCTGTTTTAGAAGAATTTGCAACTGCTTAA
- a CDS encoding APC family permease: MQDNKPEDFKRELGLLDGTMLVVGSMIGSGIFIVSADIARQVGSAGWLTLIWLISGLITMIAAVSYGELSAMFPKAGGQYVYLKEAYNKLIAFLYGWSFFAVIQTGTIAAVGVGFSKFAAYLYPPLSDENILYELGSFKLNAAQIVSIVTIVLLTYVNSRGVKNSKILQTVLTVIKILSLFGLIIFGFLLAAKADVWNANWADAWSTRSFNTETGSWLPIGGTALITGISAAMVGSLFSSDAWVGVTFIAGEIKNPKRNVGLSLFLGTFIVTIIYVLTNLMYLAVIPLDEIATAKSDRVAVVASQYTFGDMGTIIIAVMIMISTFACNNGLIMAGARVYYTMAKDGLFLKKAANLNDASVPAWALWVQCIWASVLCLTGKYGDLLDFVIIIVLIFYILTIYGIFILRKKMPDAERPYKAFGYPFLPFLYIIIASAVCVSLLFTKFSTCGWGVLIMLTGIPIYYLTKPKE, translated from the coding sequence ATGCAAGACAATAAACCAGAAGATTTTAAGCGAGAACTCGGATTGCTCGATGGAACCATGCTCGTGGTGGGCTCTATGATAGGTTCAGGAATATTTATAGTGAGTGCGGATATTGCTCGGCAAGTTGGATCTGCTGGATGGCTGACTTTAATTTGGCTTATATCAGGATTAATTACGATGATTGCAGCGGTGAGTTATGGAGAATTAAGCGCCATGTTTCCTAAAGCGGGCGGTCAATATGTATATCTCAAAGAAGCCTATAATAAGCTAATTGCATTTTTGTATGGATGGAGTTTCTTTGCGGTAATCCAGACTGGAACAATAGCGGCAGTAGGTGTTGGGTTTTCAAAATTTGCAGCTTATTTATACCCCCCTTTGAGTGATGAAAACATTCTTTATGAATTAGGTTCTTTTAAACTCAATGCGGCTCAAATAGTATCTATTGTTACGATTGTTTTACTGACATATGTGAACAGCCGTGGTGTTAAAAACAGTAAAATTCTGCAAACGGTTTTGACGGTAATCAAAATTTTGTCTTTGTTCGGCTTGATTATTTTTGGGTTTTTATTGGCTGCCAAAGCCGATGTTTGGAACGCAAACTGGGCTGATGCTTGGAGTACACGCTCTTTTAATACTGAAACAGGTTCTTGGTTGCCAATAGGCGGAACGGCATTGATTACGGGGATTTCAGCAGCAATGGTGGGTTCTTTGTTTTCTAGCGATGCTTGGGTTGGAGTAACTTTTATTGCAGGTGAAATCAAAAATCCAAAACGCAATGTGGGTTTGAGTTTGTTTTTGGGAACATTTATTGTAACAATTATTTATGTTTTGACAAATTTGATGTATCTCGCAGTTATCCCTTTGGATGAAATTGCCACTGCAAAATCAGATAGAGTAGCAGTAGTCGCTTCGCAATATACTTTTGGTGATATGGGAACAATTATCATTGCAGTAATGATTATGATTTCGACTTTTGCTTGTAATAACGGTTTAATAATGGCGGGAGCTAGAGTTTATTATACAATGGCAAAAGATGGCTTGTTTCTTAAAAAAGCGGCAAACTTGAATGATGCGAGTGTTCCAGCTTGGGCACTTTGGGTACAATGTATTTGGGCTTCGGTGTTGTGTTTGACAGGGAAATATGGGGATTTATTGGATTTTGTAATTATTATTGTATTGATTTTTTACATTCTGACTATCTATGGAATTTTTATTTTACGTAAAAAAATGCCTGATGCAGAAAGACCATACAAAGCTTTTGGTTATCCTTTCTTGCCTTTCTTGTATATTATAATAGCTTCGGCTGTATGTGTTTCACTTTTGTTTACAAAGTTTTCTACTTGCGGTTGGGGTGTTCTTATTATGTTAACAGGAATTCCGATTTATTATTTGACAAAACCAAAAGAATAA
- a CDS encoding VOC family protein, with amino-acid sequence MKKITFLLLSLAFTGCIWAQDNNTFALKMDHIALSVKDVNNSVAFYTTVLKLQEITNKTKKEGIRWISLGDGKEMHLISTMKEPVITNRAVHFAFMSANFDALVKALEAQNIMYWDWAGTKHNISVRADGVKQIYIQDPDGYWIEINSVK; translated from the coding sequence ATGAAGAAAATAACTTTTTTACTGTTAAGCTTAGCCTTTACAGGATGCATCTGGGCACAGGATAACAATACTTTTGCTTTGAAAATGGATCATATTGCACTTTCCGTAAAAGATGTAAATAATTCTGTAGCGTTTTACACTACTGTTTTGAAACTCCAAGAAATAACCAATAAAACTAAAAAAGAAGGTATTCGCTGGATTTCGTTAGGTGACGGCAAAGAAATGCACTTAATATCTACCATGAAAGAGCCTGTAATAACTAATAGAGCGGTTCATTTTGCTTTTATGTCCGCTAATTTTGATGCTCTTGTAAAAGCTTTAGAAGCCCAAAACATTATGTATTGGGATTGGGCTGGAACTAAGCATAATATTAGTGTTCGCGCAGATGGAGTCAAACAAATTTACATTCAAGATCCTGATGGTTATTGGATAGAAATAAATAGTGTGAAGTAA
- a CDS encoding C40 family peptidase, with protein sequence MRYLKLILVLMFLSSVSVFSQEKYTKHTITKGETISSIAEKYKVNPSVIYELNPDCRGVLKLKSVLLIPSLNSKKTNSVAEKVTNSSEKIHEVLPKETLFGIAKQYGITVEDLNKANPKLEASGLKKGQKITIPANGLLVSETVVVNPNKEVDLVKKKTIIHEVLPKQTKYSIAKQYGMTVADLEKANPKLEKKALQTGDKITVLVNEGYQPYPVLEKQEVEIVSKTVVPEKEIVKQDELVLAPTKEVLVDKAKQETEMIVYEVLQNETKYAIAKKYQITVSDIDKANPVLEKQSLRAGQKINVPVKEGFQPNVVVIDKEIVKTTTEPAISQKEIVKNEPEIVETTKQLEELNNNTKIIREVMPKETKFGIAKQYGITVQELEKQNPGIVKKLLVGYKLTIQSPNSVPESGVVEQPSDEKTKPAESNGFIRPSNNFELVDQLIQTASDNIGTRYRTGGTSKDGFDCSGLMCSTFGAFDIKLPRSSFEQANIGTRINTEEAQKGDLIFFKTNGRRQINHVGMVVEVCDGEIKFIHSSVSSGVIISSTKEKYYEKNFTQINRVLQ encoded by the coding sequence ATGAGGTATTTAAAATTAATTTTAGTGTTGATGTTCCTGAGTAGTGTCAGTGTCTTTTCGCAGGAAAAGTATACAAAACATACCATTACAAAAGGAGAAACAATATCGAGCATTGCAGAAAAATATAAAGTAAATCCAAGTGTTATTTATGAATTAAATCCAGACTGTAGAGGTGTTCTAAAACTCAAGTCAGTTTTGTTAATTCCTAGCCTTAATTCTAAAAAAACAAACTCAGTTGCTGAAAAAGTAACAAATAGTTCTGAAAAAATTCACGAAGTACTTCCTAAAGAAACTCTTTTTGGTATTGCGAAACAATACGGAATTACAGTTGAAGACTTGAATAAAGCAAATCCAAAATTAGAAGCTTCGGGATTAAAAAAAGGACAAAAAATCACGATTCCTGCAAATGGATTGTTAGTTTCTGAAACAGTTGTTGTAAACCCAAATAAAGAGGTAGATTTAGTAAAAAAGAAAACAATTATACACGAAGTTTTGCCTAAACAAACGAAGTATTCCATAGCAAAACAATATGGAATGACTGTAGCAGACTTAGAAAAAGCCAATCCTAAATTAGAAAAAAAAGCACTTCAAACAGGGGATAAAATTACTGTTCTTGTAAATGAAGGATACCAACCTTATCCGGTTTTAGAAAAACAAGAAGTTGAAATAGTTTCCAAAACAGTTGTTCCTGAAAAGGAAATTGTTAAGCAAGATGAGCTAGTTTTAGCTCCTACTAAAGAAGTTTTGGTGGACAAAGCTAAGCAGGAAACCGAAATGATTGTTTATGAAGTTTTGCAGAATGAAACTAAATATGCAATTGCTAAAAAATACCAAATTACAGTTTCAGATATAGATAAAGCGAATCCTGTATTGGAAAAACAGTCTCTTAGGGCTGGCCAAAAAATTAATGTTCCTGTAAAAGAAGGATTTCAACCTAATGTAGTAGTAATTGATAAAGAGATTGTCAAAACGACTACTGAACCAGCTATTTCTCAAAAAGAAATTGTAAAAAATGAACCTGAAATAGTTGAAACGACTAAACAACTGGAAGAATTAAATAACAACACTAAAATTATACGTGAAGTTATGCCTAAGGAAACGAAATTTGGTATTGCTAAACAATATGGAATCACGGTGCAGGAATTAGAAAAACAAAATCCTGGAATTGTAAAAAAATTACTTGTTGGTTATAAACTAACCATTCAAAGTCCAAATTCAGTTCCTGAAAGTGGTGTAGTTGAACAACCCTCTGATGAAAAAACGAAACCTGCTGAATCTAATGGTTTTATTAGACCTTCAAATAATTTTGAATTAGTTGATCAGTTAATACAAACAGCTTCTGATAACATTGGAACTCGATATAGAACAGGAGGAACTTCTAAGGATGGATTTGATTGTTCCGGTTTGATGTGCAGCACGTTTGGCGCTTTTGATATTAAGTTGCCAAGGTCTTCTTTTGAACAAGCTAATATTGGTACCAGAATTAATACGGAGGAAGCTCAAAAAGGAGATTTGATTTTCTTTAAAACAAATGGAAGAAGACAAATTAACCATGTAGGAATGGTTGTTGAAGTGTGTGATGGTGAAATAAAATTTATACATTCTTCAGTAAGTAGTGGTGTAATTATTTCGTCTACCAAAGAAAAATATTATGAGAAGAATTTCACTCAAATCAATAGAGTTTTGCAATAA
- a CDS encoding aconitate hydratase: MAFDIEMIEKVYANMTARVDKARELVGRPLTLTEKILYNHLWEGQPTQTFKRGVDYVDFAPDRVACQDATAQMALLQFMHAGKKTVAVPTTVHCDHLILAKNGAEFDLAAANTQSKEVFDFLSSVSNKYGIGFWKPGSGIIHQIVLENYAFPGGLMIGTDSHTVNAGGLGMLAIGVGGADAVDVMSGMSWELKFPKLIGVKLTGKLSGWTAPKDVILKVADILTVKGGTGAIVEYFGEGATSMSCTGKGTICNMGAEIGATTSTFGYDESMRRYLSATGRQDVVDAADRVASYLTADPEVYANPDTYFDQVIEINLSELEPHINGPFTPDRGTPVSKMKAEAAANGWPIKVEWGLIGSCTNSSYEDMARAASIVNQAVELGISPKAEFGINPGSEQIRYTIERDGIIATFEKMGTKVFTNACGPCIGQWDRAGADKGEKNTIVHSFNRNFSKRADGNPNTHAFVTSPEMVAALAIAGRLDFNPLTDTLINDNGEEVKLTAPFGDELPKKGFAVEDAGFQAPAADGSGVQILVSETSDRLQLLAPFDAWDGKNITGAKLLIKAFGKCTTDHISMAGPWLRFRGHLDNISNNMLIGAVNAFTEKTNSVKNQLTGVYDAVPAVARAYKAAGVPSIVVGDHNYGEGSSREHAAMEPRFLGVQAVLVKSFARIHETNLKKQGLLGLTFANEADYDKIQEDDVINFTDLVDFAPGKPLTIEFVHADGTKDIILANHTYNEGQIGWFVAGSALNLIAAGKA; this comes from the coding sequence ATGGCTTTTGATATAGAAATGATCGAAAAAGTGTACGCAAATATGACAGCTCGTGTAGACAAAGCACGTGAGTTGGTTGGACGTCCACTTACATTGACAGAGAAAATTTTATACAATCACCTTTGGGAAGGGCAACCTACCCAAACTTTTAAAAGAGGTGTGGATTATGTAGATTTTGCTCCAGACAGAGTTGCTTGTCAAGATGCAACTGCTCAAATGGCATTGTTGCAATTCATGCACGCTGGAAAGAAAACGGTTGCTGTTCCAACAACGGTCCACTGTGATCACTTGATTTTGGCTAAAAATGGTGCCGAATTTGATTTAGCTGCAGCCAATACACAATCAAAAGAAGTTTTTGACTTCCTTTCTTCGGTATCCAATAAATATGGAATTGGTTTTTGGAAACCAGGTTCAGGAATTATTCACCAAATCGTTTTGGAAAACTATGCATTTCCAGGAGGTTTGATGATTGGTACGGATTCTCATACCGTAAATGCTGGCGGATTAGGAATGTTGGCAATCGGTGTTGGTGGTGCCGATGCGGTAGATGTAATGTCGGGAATGTCGTGGGAATTGAAATTTCCAAAATTAATAGGGGTAAAATTAACTGGAAAATTATCGGGTTGGACGGCACCAAAAGACGTAATTCTTAAAGTAGCCGATATTCTTACCGTGAAAGGAGGAACAGGTGCTATTGTTGAATATTTCGGAGAAGGAGCTACTTCAATGTCATGTACTGGAAAAGGAACTATTTGTAACATGGGAGCCGAAATTGGTGCTACCACTTCTACATTTGGTTATGACGAGTCCATGAGAAGATATCTTTCTGCAACCGGTCGTCAAGACGTGGTTGATGCTGCCGATAGAGTAGCATCATACTTAACTGCCGATCCAGAAGTATACGCTAATCCAGATACATATTTTGATCAAGTTATTGAAATTAATCTTTCTGAATTGGAACCACACATTAATGGCCCTTTTACACCAGACCGTGGTACACCAGTTTCTAAAATGAAAGCGGAAGCTGCTGCTAATGGATGGCCAATTAAAGTAGAATGGGGTTTAATAGGTTCTTGTACCAACTCTTCTTATGAAGATATGGCTCGTGCTGCGTCAATCGTAAACCAAGCGGTTGAATTAGGAATTAGTCCAAAAGCGGAGTTTGGTATCAATCCAGGTTCGGAACAAATTAGATATACAATCGAAAGAGATGGAATTATTGCTACTTTCGAAAAAATGGGAACCAAAGTATTTACCAATGCTTGTGGACCATGTATTGGACAATGGGATAGAGCAGGAGCAGATAAAGGGGAGAAAAATACAATCGTTCACTCTTTCAATCGTAACTTTTCTAAACGTGCCGATGGTAACCCAAATACACACGCTTTTGTAACTTCTCCAGAAATGGTGGCTGCTTTAGCCATTGCGGGTCGTTTGGATTTCAATCCTTTGACGGATACATTAATCAATGATAATGGAGAAGAGGTGAAATTGACTGCGCCTTTTGGTGATGAATTACCTAAAAAAGGATTTGCTGTAGAAGATGCAGGATTCCAAGCGCCAGCAGCAGATGGTTCAGGTGTTCAAATTTTGGTAAGTGAAACTTCAGACAGATTACAACTTTTAGCACCATTTGATGCTTGGGATGGTAAAAATATTACAGGAGCTAAATTATTAATTAAGGCTTTTGGAAAATGTACAACAGACCATATTTCTATGGCTGGTCCTTGGTTGCGTTTCCGCGGTCACTTAGATAATATTTCGAATAATATGTTGATTGGAGCGGTAAATGCTTTTACTGAAAAAACAAATTCAGTTAAAAACCAATTGACGGGTGTATATGATGCGGTTCCTGCAGTTGCTCGCGCCTACAAAGCGGCTGGAGTACCATCAATTGTTGTGGGTGACCATAACTATGGCGAAGGATCTTCTCGTGAGCATGCGGCTATGGAACCTCGTTTCTTAGGTGTTCAAGCGGTATTGGTAAAATCATTTGCTCGTATCCACGAAACAAACCTTAAAAAACAAGGGCTTTTAGGATTAACATTTGCTAATGAAGCAGATTATGATAAAATTCAGGAAGATGATGTGATCAACTTCACAGATTTAGTTGATTTTGCTCCAGGAAAACCATTAACGATAGAATTTGTTCATGCTGATGGAACTAAAGATATTATCTTGGCAAACCATACGTACAATGAAGGACAAATTGGTTGGTTCGTAGCTGGTTCAGCATTAAACTTGATTGCTGCTGGGAAAGCTTAA
- a CDS encoding bifunctional aconitate hydratase 2/2-methylisocitrate dehydratase, producing MNTYKDYIQEIEERKNQGLNPKPIDGAELLSEIIEQIKDLNNEYRGDSLNFFIYNVVPGTTPAANVKAKFLKEIVLGQSVVAEITPAFALELLSHMKGGSSIEVLLDLALGNDVAIAKEAAAVLKTQVYLYEADTDRLVSAFKSDNAIAKEILESYAKAEFFTKLPDVKEEIKVVTFIAGEGDISTDLLSPGNQAHSRSDRELHGKCMITPEAQAEIKALQAQHPDKSVMLIAEKGTMGVGSSRMSGVNNVALWTGKQASPYVPFVNFAPIVAGTNGISPIFLTTVDVTGGIGLDLKNWVKKTDANGEVVRNESGDPVLEEVYSVATGTVLTINTKSKKLYNGDKELIDISKAFTPQKMEFIKAGGSYAIVFGKKLQTFASKTLGIDIVPVYAPSKEVSVEGQGLTAVEKIFNANAVGTTPGKVLHAGSDVRVTVNIVGSQDTTGLMTSQELESMAATVISPIVDGAYQSGCHTASVWDNKSKANIPRLMKFMNDFGLITARDPKGVYHSMTDVIHKVLNDITVNEWAIIIGGDSHTRMSKGVAFGADSGTVALALATGEASMPIPESVKVTFKGDMKGYMDFRDVVHATQSQMLKTFGGENVFQGRIIEVHLGTLNADQAFTFTDWTAEMKAKASICISEDYTLIESLEMAKGRIQIMIDKGMDNKNQVLKGLIAIADKRIAEIISGEKPALRPDANAKYYAEVVIDLDQIAEPMIADPDVNNADVSKRYTHDTIRPLSFYGGVKKVDLGFIGSCMVHKGDMKILAHMLKNIDEQEGKVEFKAPLVVAPPTYNIVDELKAEGDWEILQKYSGFEFDDNVPKAAARTSYENMLYLERPGCNLCMGNQEKASKGDTVMATSTRLFQGRVVEDTEGKKGESLLSSTPVVVLSTILGRTPTIEEYKTAVEGINLTKFAPSHKLLVK from the coding sequence ATGAATACTTATAAGGATTACATCCAAGAGATTGAAGAAAGAAAAAATCAGGGTCTTAACCCGAAGCCAATTGATGGTGCAGAATTGTTAAGCGAAATCATTGAACAAATCAAAGATTTGAATAACGAATATAGAGGAGATTCTCTTAATTTCTTTATTTATAATGTTGTGCCAGGAACTACTCCTGCTGCTAATGTAAAAGCTAAATTTTTAAAAGAAATCGTTCTAGGTCAATCAGTAGTTGCTGAAATCACACCTGCTTTTGCTTTAGAATTATTATCTCACATGAAAGGGGGATCTTCAATTGAAGTACTTCTTGATTTGGCATTAGGAAATGATGTTGCAATTGCAAAAGAAGCAGCAGCAGTTCTTAAAACACAAGTATATCTTTATGAGGCAGATACAGATCGTTTAGTTAGCGCATTTAAAAGTGATAATGCAATAGCAAAAGAAATTTTAGAGAGTTATGCGAAAGCAGAGTTCTTTACGAAACTTCCAGATGTAAAAGAAGAAATCAAAGTTGTAACTTTTATTGCAGGTGAAGGAGATATTTCTACAGATTTACTTTCTCCAGGAAACCAAGCACACTCGCGTTCAGATCGTGAATTGCATGGTAAATGTATGATTACACCTGAAGCGCAAGCCGAAATTAAAGCATTACAAGCACAACATCCAGACAAATCGGTAATGTTAATTGCTGAAAAAGGCACAATGGGAGTTGGTTCTTCAAGAATGTCAGGTGTAAATAACGTGGCACTTTGGACAGGTAAACAAGCAAGTCCTTATGTTCCGTTTGTAAATTTTGCGCCAATTGTTGCTGGAACAAACGGTATTTCGCCAATTTTCCTTACAACAGTTGATGTAACTGGTGGTATTGGTCTTGATCTTAAAAACTGGGTAAAAAAGACTGACGCTAATGGTGAAGTAGTTCGTAATGAAAGTGGTGATCCAGTTTTAGAAGAAGTATATTCTGTGGCAACAGGAACGGTTCTTACAATTAATACGAAATCAAAAAAATTATATAACGGAGACAAAGAATTAATTGACATCTCTAAAGCATTCACTCCGCAGAAAATGGAATTCATTAAAGCGGGTGGTTCATACGCAATTGTATTTGGAAAAAAATTGCAAACATTTGCTTCAAAGACTCTTGGTATTGATATTGTACCTGTATATGCTCCGTCAAAAGAAGTTTCTGTCGAAGGACAAGGTCTTACAGCTGTAGAAAAAATATTCAATGCAAATGCGGTTGGAACAACTCCAGGTAAAGTTTTACATGCTGGTTCTGATGTTCGTGTTACCGTAAATATTGTTGGTTCACAAGATACAACTGGTTTGATGACTTCACAGGAATTAGAGTCTATGGCTGCTACTGTGATTTCTCCAATTGTTGACGGTGCTTACCAATCAGGTTGTCATACTGCTTCAGTTTGGGATAATAAATCTAAGGCAAATATTCCTAGATTAATGAAATTTATGAACGACTTCGGTTTGATCACAGCTCGTGACCCGAAAGGCGTTTATCACTCAATGACTGATGTTATTCATAAAGTGCTTAACGATATTACTGTAAACGAGTGGGCTATCATCATCGGTGGAGACTCTCATACAAGAATGTCAAAAGGTGTTGCTTTTGGTGCTGACTCAGGAACAGTTGCTCTTGCATTGGCTACTGGTGAAGCTTCAATGCCAATTCCAGAATCTGTGAAGGTGACTTTCAAAGGAGATATGAAAGGGTATATGGATTTCCGTGATGTGGTTCATGCTACACAATCTCAAATGCTTAAAACATTCGGTGGAGAGAATGTATTCCAAGGAAGAATTATTGAGGTTCATTTAGGAACGCTGAATGCGGATCAAGCGTTTACGTTTACGGATTGGACTGCAGAAATGAAAGCAAAAGCGTCTATCTGTATTTCTGAAGATTATACCTTGATTGAATCTCTAGAGATGGCGAAAGGTAGAATCCAGATCATGATTGACAAAGGAATGGATAATAAAAATCAAGTGCTGAAAGGTTTGATTGCTATTGCTGATAAGAGAATTGCTGAGATTATATCAGGTGAGAAACCAGCTTTAAGACCAGATGCAAACGCTAAGTATTATGCTGAAGTTGTTATTGATTTAGATCAAATTGCTGAGCCAATGATTGCAGATCCAGATGTTAATAATGCTGATGTTTCTAAAAGATATACGCACGATACGATTAGACCATTGTCTTTCTATGGAGGAGTTAAAAAAGTAGATCTTGGGTTTATCGGATCTTGTATGGTTCACAAAGGAGATATGAAAATTCTAGCGCATATGCTTAAAAATATTGATGAGCAAGAAGGTAAAGTAGAGTTCAAAGCGCCACTAGTTGTAGCTCCTCCTACTTATAATATTGTTGATGAATTAAAAGCAGAAGGCGACTGGGAAATTTTACAAAAATATTCTGGTTTCGAATTTGACGATAATGTTCCTAAAGCTGCGGCACGAACTTCATATGAAAACATGTTGTATCTAGAACGTCCAGGTTGTAACCTTTGTATGGGTAACCAAGAAAAAGCGTCCAAAGGTGATACGGTAATGGCAACTTCTACACGTCTTTTCCAAGGAAGAGTTGTTGAAGATACTGAAGGCAAAAAAGGAGAATCTTTACTTTCGTCTACACCGGTTGTGGTATTATCTACCATCCTTGGTAGAACTCCAACAATAGAAGAATATAAAACGGCGGTAGAAGGTATTAACCTTACTAAGTTTGCACCTTCACATAAGTTGTTAGTTAAATAA
- a CDS encoding MoxR family ATPase, which produces MSDVAAIHSLVQKRNELKNEIAKIIVGQDAVVDQILLCIFSGGHALLVGVPGLAKTLMVNTLAQALGLDFKRIQFTPDLMPSDILGSEILDENRHFKFIKGPVFSNIILADEINRTPPKTQAALLEAMQERSVTIAGENYKLNLPYFVLATQNPIEQEGTYPLPEAQLDRFMFAVKLEYPSFLEEVQVVKQTTSDIKNTVNPLFTAQEIIDFQHLIRRIPVADNVIEYAVTLVSKTRPDNPLSNEFVKNYLDWGAGPRASQNLILAAKANAAFNGKFSPDIEDVKAVAIGILRHRIIKNYKADAEGITEEMIIEKLI; this is translated from the coding sequence ATGTCTGACGTAGCAGCAATACATAGTTTAGTTCAAAAACGCAATGAGTTAAAAAATGAAATAGCCAAAATCATTGTTGGTCAAGATGCGGTTGTGGATCAAATTTTACTTTGTATTTTTTCAGGAGGACACGCTTTATTAGTTGGTGTTCCTGGACTGGCGAAAACATTAATGGTAAATACGCTAGCGCAGGCTTTGGGATTGGATTTTAAAAGAATACAATTCACCCCTGATTTGATGCCTTCGGATATATTAGGGAGTGAAATATTAGATGAAAATCGACATTTTAAATTCATAAAAGGACCTGTTTTTTCAAATATTATTTTAGCGGATGAAATAAACAGAACGCCTCCAAAAACTCAGGCTGCTTTGCTTGAAGCGATGCAAGAACGTTCCGTTACCATTGCGGGTGAGAATTACAAGCTTAATCTTCCTTATTTTGTTTTAGCTACTCAAAACCCAATTGAGCAAGAAGGAACTTATCCTTTGCCTGAAGCACAGTTAGATCGTTTTATGTTTGCGGTAAAACTTGAATATCCATCATTTTTAGAAGAAGTTCAAGTAGTTAAACAAACTACATCGGACATAAAGAATACTGTAAATCCTTTATTTACAGCTCAGGAAATTATTGATTTCCAACATTTAATTCGTAGGATTCCAGTAGCGGATAATGTGATAGAATATGCGGTGACCTTAGTAAGTAAAACACGACCAGATAATCCATTGTCAAATGAATTTGTTAAAAATTATTTGGATTGGGGAGCTGGTCCAAGAGCTTCTCAAAATTTAATTTTGGCTGCCAAAGCCAATGCTGCTTTTAATGGAAAATTTTCTCCAGACATTGAAGATGTAAAAGCCGTAGCAATTGGAATTCTCCGTCATAGAATTATCAAAAACTACAAAGCCGATGCTGAAGGCATTACTGAAGAAATGATTATTGAAAAACTTATTTAA